A window of Methanolacinia paynteri genomic DNA:
GGGCGAGCTGAAGAATCCCGAGTCCTCCGTCTTTATCCCGAAGATCTCCGCGATCCTGTCGGCACCCTTCGAGGGCTGCATCCCGACCGAGAGGACGACGAGGTCGGGGCTGAGCTTCAGGAACTCCCTTGTCTCGGTATCCTCGACCATGATCTCGAGCCCCTTACCGGGCTTTTCGAGGATCTCCCCCGGCCTTCCCCTGATGAAATTTATCCCGAGGTTCTTCGCCCGCTCGTAGTATTCCTCGTATCCCTTGCCGTAGGCCCGGATATCCATGTAGAGCATCGTGACCTCGGTGTCGGGGTTCTTCTCCTTTATCAGCATGGCGTTCTTTATCGCGTACATGCAGCAGACGCACGAGCAGTAGCACCTGTCGATCGTAAGATCCCTCGACCCGATACACTGGACGAAGACGATCGATCTCGGCTTTTCTCCGTTCGAGAGTTTCCTGAGCTTTCCGCCGGTCGGTCCGCTCGCACAGATCATCCGCTCGAACTCGAGGCTCGTGATCACGTCGGGGTGCCTGAGATACATGAGTTCGGCCTTCTTCTCGGGGTTGTATGTATCATAGCCGGTCGCGATGATTATCGCGGCGACGTTGATGGTGAACTCCTCTTCGGAGTCCTCGTCGTCGTGACGGACCGCCTCCCTCCCGCAGACATCGTAGCAGAGCCCGCAGTCTATGCAGTGCTCCGGGTCGCGGATCGCGAGGTTCGGGACGATCTGGGCGTGCGGCTTGTATATCGCTTTCCTGACCCCGAGGCCCGCGTCGTACCTGTTGTAGACCTCGACGGGGCAGACCTCGTAGCAGTCCCCGCAGCCGTTGCAGAGTTCGGCATCGACGTACCGGGGGTGGCGGAGCAGTGTCAGCCTGAAATTGCCAACCTCGCCTTCGAGTGATACGGGTTCGGTGAGCGTATGGAGTATTATATTCTCGTTCCTCTCCGCCTCGACCATCTTCGGAGAAAGGATGCACATGGAGCAGTCGTTTGTCGGAAAAGTCTTGTCGAGCTGAGCCATCCGTCCGCCGATCGTCGGCTCCCTCTCGATAAGATGGACTTTGATCCCCCTGTTGGCAGCATCGAGTGCCGCCTGGATTCCGGCCGCTCCGGCACCGATCACCGCGATCTCACTCATTGGCGTATCTCCCTGCAAGTTCGATATAGATCTGCGAATTCTTAAGGATGTGGGCCTTCTGCTCTTCGGAGGTCTCCTTTACGACCTTTCCGGGCACTCCCATGACAACGGAGCCCGGGGGGATCGTCTTGTTCTCGGGCACTACGGCTCCCGCTCCGATGATGGTGTCTTCGCCGATCTCGGCCCCGTTGAGGATCACCGATCCCATCCCGACGAGAACCCTGTCCCTGATGGTGCACCCGTGGACGATTGCACCGTGGCCTATCGATACGTTCTTCCCGATGACTATGGGGTGGCCTTTGGAGACGTGCACTACGCAGTTGTCCTGCACGTTCGAGCCTTCGCCTATTGTTATTTTTTCATTGTCGGCCCTGAGCACGGCCCCGAACCAGATTCCGGTATCCTTCCCGAGGGATACGTCGCCGATTACGGTGGCGTTTTCAGCAATGAAAAGAGCGTCGTTTCTGAGAGTATTGCTACTCATGGTGCCTAAGTGTTGGTTCTATGCTTCAAAGTATTTTATGGTGGAGGTAATCGCTTTAAGATGCACCGCACTAATTGTTTTCGTCGGGGAGGAAGAATTCGTGGCCGCATTCGGGGCACGTGCACTTTGTCCCGTGGCTGTTGTTTTCCGTATCGTCTCCTGTTTTTTCTCCGTGCGTATCATCGCTTTCGTCTTTGAATTCTTCTATGTGCTCATCCTCTTCCTTCGCCTCCTTC
This region includes:
- a CDS encoding CoB--CoM heterodisulfide reductase iron-sulfur subunit A family protein, which encodes MSEIAVIGAGAAGIQAALDAANRGIKVHLIEREPTIGGRMAQLDKTFPTNDCSMCILSPKMVEAERNENIILHTLTEPVSLEGEVGNFRLTLLRHPRYVDAELCNGCGDCYEVCPVEVYNRYDAGLGVRKAIYKPHAQIVPNLAIRDPEHCIDCGLCYDVCGREAVRHDDEDSEEEFTINVAAIIIATGYDTYNPEKKAELMYLRHPDVITSLEFERMICASGPTGGKLRKLSNGEKPRSIVFVQCIGSRDLTIDRCYCSCVCCMYAIKNAMLIKEKNPDTEVTMLYMDIRAYGKGYEEYYERAKNLGINFIRGRPGEILEKPGKGLEIMVEDTETREFLKLSPDLVVLSVGMQPSKGADRIAEIFGIKTEDSGFFSSPEMKLNPVGTIRPGIYIAGAASAPKDIPDSVTQGEAA
- a CDS encoding gamma carbonic anhydrase family protein; its protein translation is MSSNTLRNDALFIAENATVIGDVSLGKDTGIWFGAVLRADNEKITIGEGSNVQDNCVVHVSKGHPIVIGKNVSIGHGAIVHGCTIRDRVLVGMGSVILNGAEIGEDTIIGAGAVVPENKTIPPGSVVMGVPGKVVKETSEEQKAHILKNSQIYIELAGRYANE